The following proteins come from a genomic window of Streptomyces sp. ALI-76-A:
- a CDS encoding helix-turn-helix transcriptional regulator, whose protein sequence is MDNREEVREFLTSRRAKITPDQAGLLSGNRRRVPGLRRSEVAALADMSVEYYAKLERGNLAGVSPAVLEALARALRLDDAERAHLVNLSQAANGSDALTRPRRRRTKDQWKPHRSLQWTLDAVTAGPAFVRNGRMDILAANQLFRAFYTDLYATPGNQQNLARFTFLDPSSRRFYPDWDAFADVSVAILRTEAGRNPRDKYLHDLVGELCTRSDEFRTRWGTHNVRHHGTGTKYFHHRAVGDLTLAFEGLEMAADPGFTLTIYTAEPGSPSEEGLRLLATWAATEEAALDTERSAAR, encoded by the coding sequence ATGGACAACCGTGAGGAGGTCCGCGAGTTCCTCACCTCGCGGCGCGCGAAGATCACCCCCGACCAGGCCGGACTGCTGTCCGGCAACCGGCGCAGGGTGCCAGGACTACGCCGCAGTGAGGTCGCGGCGCTGGCCGACATGAGCGTTGAGTACTACGCGAAGCTGGAGCGCGGCAACCTCGCCGGAGTCTCCCCGGCTGTCCTCGAAGCCTTGGCCCGCGCCCTGCGACTCGATGACGCCGAGCGCGCCCACCTGGTGAACCTGTCCCAAGCTGCCAACGGCTCCGACGCCCTCACCCGGCCTCGCCGCCGACGTACCAAGGACCAGTGGAAGCCGCACCGCAGCCTGCAATGGACACTCGACGCCGTCACCGCCGGGCCCGCGTTCGTCCGCAACGGTCGGATGGACATCCTCGCCGCCAACCAGCTCTTCCGCGCCTTCTACACCGACCTCTACGCCACGCCCGGCAATCAGCAGAACCTGGCCCGCTTCACCTTCCTCGACCCCTCCTCCCGCCGCTTTTACCCGGACTGGGATGCCTTCGCCGACGTCTCCGTCGCCATCCTGCGCACCGAAGCCGGCCGCAATCCCCGTGACAAGTACCTGCACGACTTGGTCGGCGAACTGTGCACCCGTAGTGACGAGTTCCGCACCCGGTGGGGTACGCACAACGTCCGCCACCACGGCACCGGCACCAAGTACTTCCACCACCGCGCCGTCGGGGACCTCACCCTCGCCTTCGAGGGCCTTGAAATGGCCGCCGACCCCGGCTTCACCCTCACCATCTACACCGCCGAACCCGGATCACCCTCCGAAGAGGGACTGCGACTCCTCGCCACCTGGGCCGCTACCGAGGAAGCCGCCCTGGACACGGAACGGTCCGCAGCCCGCTGA
- a CDS encoding RICIN domain-containing protein: MRSLSLLPRLRRDPGRTGTAGRRFRTSTALAALFASLAAVALPGTVAQAADTTVTVDFATAGGAPAYNASGTIYGMTEDGSLPAEHFYKDIKWKLMRAGGAQLDNPGGWVAGKYDRRWNSTLAQYQRTKALGGTFVILPHDLWGADGTTSPTFPGDNGDWSLFDSFYDRLIADAQAAGMTDIQWDIWNEPDWTPFWGRTQAQYLEMWKRAYQKIRAAFPGAVVVGPSTAFKPASNGSGWWNTYLDYVKANNVAPDIYSWHDLPGDPVADAGAVRSKLSARSMTTSRPFQVNEYGNTDEQNPGRGGWYISRLERAGADGLRANWASAGNLHDFQANLLTKTGSQYLPLGEWFLYRYYGSQSGNIVKVTPGTGTDGLATKDNTAKNAKILLGSNNNTGNVTVRLDRLDATSVVENGQVRAIVQRVPNNGGGAVTGPVTVSDQNLTVSTNSASVNVPWTDARDGYTVTLLPPSNTAVSTVAVSQHSGQCLDDTNLSTANGTRYQQYHCEGGYQQMLDFKPVSGKPDTYTVVNQHSGKCLDVNNASTADGAAVIQWTCSGGTNQQFTLRPVTALGNSQDYQLVAAHSGKCVDVSQISTTPGAKIHQWTCDPAGALDTKRNQIWRLLGKN, encoded by the coding sequence ATGCGCTCACTCAGCCTTCTTCCCCGGCTCAGACGCGATCCCGGACGTACTGGCACGGCAGGCCGTCGTTTCCGTACGTCCACCGCGCTCGCCGCACTGTTCGCGTCACTCGCGGCCGTCGCTCTGCCCGGCACCGTGGCGCAGGCCGCCGACACCACCGTGACCGTGGACTTCGCGACCGCCGGGGGCGCCCCCGCCTACAATGCCTCGGGCACGATCTACGGGATGACCGAGGACGGTTCACTGCCCGCGGAGCACTTCTACAAGGACATCAAGTGGAAGCTCATGCGGGCCGGCGGTGCACAGCTGGACAACCCAGGTGGCTGGGTCGCCGGCAAGTACGACCGCCGGTGGAACTCCACCCTCGCCCAGTACCAGCGCACCAAGGCACTCGGCGGGACCTTCGTCATCCTGCCGCACGACCTGTGGGGTGCCGACGGGACCACCAGCCCCACCTTCCCCGGTGACAACGGCGACTGGTCCCTCTTCGACTCCTTCTACGACCGCCTCATCGCCGACGCGCAGGCGGCCGGCATGACCGACATCCAGTGGGACATCTGGAACGAACCCGATTGGACCCCGTTCTGGGGGCGGACGCAGGCCCAGTACCTGGAGATGTGGAAGCGCGCCTACCAGAAGATCCGTGCCGCCTTCCCGGGCGCTGTCGTCGTCGGCCCCAGCACCGCGTTCAAGCCCGCCTCGAACGGCTCGGGCTGGTGGAACACGTACCTGGACTACGTCAAGGCCAACAACGTCGCGCCGGACATCTACAGCTGGCACGACCTGCCGGGTGACCCGGTCGCCGACGCGGGCGCGGTGAGGTCGAAGCTGTCGGCCCGGTCGATGACGACGAGTCGTCCGTTCCAGGTGAACGAGTACGGCAACACGGACGAGCAGAACCCCGGGCGTGGCGGCTGGTACATCTCGCGTCTGGAGCGGGCGGGAGCGGACGGTCTGCGCGCGAACTGGGCCTCCGCCGGTAACCTGCACGACTTCCAGGCCAATCTGCTCACCAAGACCGGCAGTCAGTACCTGCCGTTGGGCGAGTGGTTCCTGTACCGCTACTACGGCTCCCAGAGCGGCAACATCGTCAAGGTCACGCCGGGCACCGGCACCGACGGCCTGGCGACCAAGGACAACACGGCCAAGAACGCGAAGATCCTGCTGGGCAGCAACAACAACACCGGCAATGTGACCGTCCGCCTGGACCGTCTCGACGCCACCTCCGTCGTGGAGAACGGGCAGGTCCGCGCGATAGTTCAGCGCGTCCCGAACAATGGCGGTGGCGCCGTGACCGGTCCGGTCACCGTCTCCGACCAGAACCTGACGGTCAGCACCAACTCCGCCTCGGTCAACGTTCCGTGGACGGACGCCAGGGACGGTTACACGGTCACCTTGCTTCCGCCGTCCAACACAGCTGTCTCCACGGTCGCGGTCTCCCAGCACAGTGGGCAGTGCCTGGATGACACCAACTTGTCCACGGCCAACGGCACGCGGTACCAGCAGTACCACTGCGAGGGCGGCTACCAGCAGATGCTCGACTTCAAGCCGGTGAGCGGCAAGCCGGACACGTACACCGTGGTCAACCAGCACAGCGGCAAGTGCCTGGACGTCAACAACGCGTCCACCGCCGACGGCGCCGCCGTCATCCAGTGGACCTGCAGTGGCGGCACCAACCAGCAGTTCACGCTCCGCCCGGTGACCGCGCTCGGCAACAGCCAGGACTATCAGCTCGTCGCGGCCCACAGCGGCAAGTGCGTCGACGTCAGCCAGATCTCGACCACACCCGGTGCGAAGATCCACCAGTGGACCTGCGACCCCGCGGGCGCACTGGACACCAAGAGGAACCAGATCTGGCGCCTGCTCGGCAAGAACTGA
- a CDS encoding transposase, protein MPAPRKYLLELRERAVRMYRTAEPEPVIRRMAEELGVHHEALRNWIRQAEADAGERDDLLTTEEKNELAQLRREVRDLRRANEVLRTASAFFAAQLDPTRPR, encoded by the coding sequence ATGCCTGCCCCGAGGAAGTACCTGTTGGAGTTGCGTGAGCGTGCGGTGCGGATGTACCGGACTGCCGAGCCGGAGCCCGTGATCCGCCGGATGGCCGAGGAACTCGGCGTGCATCACGAAGCCCTGCGGAACTGGATCCGGCAGGCCGAGGCCGACGCCGGCGAGCGGGACGACCTGCTCACGACCGAAGAGAAGAACGAGCTCGCCCAGCTGCGGCGCGAGGTGCGGGACCTGCGCCGGGCGAACGAGGTCCTGCGGACGGCCTCGGCTTTTTTCGCCGCGCAGCTCGACCCGACCCGGCCCAGGTGA
- a CDS encoding DUF6152 family protein, which produces MRFITIAAPLAGTSIRRVRLATASLVSAAMLILFSAGAAQAHHGFDDFDTDRPHYIAGTVSQVRWGEPHSYFTVTIDRDLPADTPERDLPDGLRDAADSDPINAAPSYSGSHDQLEVTIAPPSFTGMWGLDRELEDGERIEAVGYVGRSHDDEFRPVVFWVEDGKPVNQVLNEELPATPLPVPYPEDDAPAADADQESPSASADSDDTSPMAVWATVGGVLVAVVAGGAFYLRARSRRA; this is translated from the coding sequence ATGCGCTTCATCACGATCGCGGCACCGCTGGCCGGCACCAGCATTCGTCGCGTCAGGCTGGCGACGGCGTCCCTGGTCTCCGCGGCGATGCTCATCTTGTTCTCGGCGGGTGCCGCTCAGGCGCATCACGGATTCGACGACTTCGACACCGACCGCCCCCACTACATAGCGGGCACCGTCTCGCAGGTCCGCTGGGGCGAGCCGCACTCCTACTTCACCGTGACCATCGACAGAGATCTACCCGCTGACACGCCCGAGCGTGATCTGCCTGACGGGCTGCGGGACGCCGCCGACAGCGACCCGATCAACGCCGCACCGTCCTACAGCGGTTCTCACGACCAGCTGGAAGTCACCATCGCACCGCCGAGTTTCACAGGAATGTGGGGCCTCGACCGCGAACTCGAGGACGGCGAGCGGATCGAGGCCGTCGGCTACGTCGGCAGGAGTCATGACGACGAGTTCCGTCCGGTCGTGTTCTGGGTCGAGGACGGGAAGCCGGTCAACCAGGTGCTCAACGAGGAGCTGCCGGCGACGCCGCTGCCGGTCCCGTATCCGGAGGACGACGCACCGGCCGCTGACGCCGACCAGGAGTCCCCGTCTGCCTCAGCGGACTCCGACGACACATCCCCGATGGCGGTGTGGGCCACGGTCGGTGGCGTACTGGTCGCGGTCGTCGCAGGTGGAGCCTTCTACCTGCGCGCCCGGTCGCGCCGGGCGTGA
- a CDS encoding IS3 family transposase produces the protein MRALLDEHPHLGVEPVLRELHIPSSTYYRWRQAEKDPCERILKDTELTGQIRKIHQDSGGIYGSPRIHAVLKREGVHVGRKRVERLMRQAGLAGISPVGARASPAATRTPTLPLTWCNATSRHPRRTGCGSPT, from the coding sequence GTGAGAGCGCTCCTCGACGAGCACCCGCACCTGGGGGTCGAGCCCGTCCTGCGGGAACTGCACATCCCCTCCTCCACCTACTACCGCTGGCGTCAGGCCGAGAAGGACCCCTGCGAACGGATCCTCAAGGACACCGAGCTGACCGGGCAGATCCGGAAGATCCACCAGGACTCCGGCGGGATCTACGGATCGCCCAGGATTCATGCCGTCCTGAAGCGTGAGGGTGTCCATGTCGGCCGCAAGCGGGTCGAGCGGCTCATGCGTCAGGCCGGTCTGGCCGGGATCAGCCCCGTAGGAGCCAGAGCTTCACCCGCCGCGACCCGGACGCCGACCCTGCCCCTGACCTGGTGCAACGCGACTTCACGGCATCCGCGCCGAACCGGCTGTGGGTCACCGACCTGA
- a CDS encoding MerR family transcriptional regulator, protein MKISDASRISGVSARSLRHYEDEGLIVPGRFSNGFRDYCQSTIDRVVVIRSLLESGLPVRLIRDVLPSLTDGPDAGTDAVCAEFLHEVQSYRDRLAARIAVLSDQQAALDAYLREARRTDL, encoded by the coding sequence ATGAAGATCAGCGATGCATCCAGGATCAGTGGCGTGAGTGCGCGTTCGTTGCGGCATTACGAGGATGAGGGCTTGATCGTCCCCGGGCGTTTCAGCAATGGGTTCCGCGACTACTGTCAGTCCACTATCGACCGGGTGGTCGTCATCCGCTCGCTGCTGGAGTCCGGGCTGCCCGTGCGGTTAATCAGGGACGTTCTGCCCAGCCTTACTGACGGACCCGATGCCGGCACGGATGCGGTGTGCGCGGAGTTCCTGCACGAGGTGCAGAGCTATCGCGATCGGCTCGCTGCACGCATCGCCGTTCTCAGCGATCAGCAGGCGGCACTCGACGCCTACCTGCGAGAGGCCCGCCGCACTGATCTCTGA
- a CDS encoding trehalase family glycosidase translates to MTAAPSGTAFSVHDIPFSTHGSWFGISPVLAEKTRAEDLHLVSHQNGMHAVLRLVPLGAATGERAETRVEATPGLLNWTGTDGRIDLAYESPDTVRVHGTGLGFGISAAAHTLTPFSGTYFYRDPATEAHVFTSYETGRRYRITVLSGTVADVSGAQALGAGDRGLTVTAAVDGSWEVAVEELDSARQPYRSSAAFGEVVEAARQSFAEFVDTVAPWRSAATPAAELAAYVVWSATVRPAGLVTRPAVLMSKHWMDKVWSWDHCFNALALAPGYPGLAWDQFSLPFDHQDDSGALPDSVTHSEVLHNFVKPPIHGWALRQLRQRLPKPLGRTELAEVYERVTRWTDFWLTARRAPGAALPHYQHGNDSGWDNATTFDPERVIVTADLAAFLILQLRELADLAAELDRPDDARAWTRTADATQAAMLDQLWTGERFVARGMDSQDTWSSSSLLDLMPIALGEHLPESVSSVLADRIEAHLTPHGLATELPTSPHYLSDGYWRGPIWAPATVLVEDGLRRSGHQRLADEISARFRALCETYGFAENFDALTGAGLRDRAYTWTASSYLLLAEAHELRRAAPAEAIGG, encoded by the coding sequence GGCTCCTGGTTCGGCATCTCTCCCGTGCTGGCGGAGAAGACGCGCGCCGAGGACCTCCACCTCGTCTCACACCAGAACGGCATGCACGCCGTCCTGCGCCTCGTCCCCCTCGGCGCGGCGACGGGCGAGCGGGCCGAGACCCGCGTCGAGGCGACACCGGGCCTGCTCAACTGGACCGGCACGGACGGGCGCATCGACCTCGCCTACGAGTCGCCGGACACCGTGCGCGTGCATGGCACCGGTCTCGGGTTTGGCATCAGCGCCGCGGCACACACCCTGACCCCCTTCAGCGGCACGTACTTCTACCGCGACCCGGCCACCGAGGCGCACGTGTTCACCTCCTACGAGACCGGGCGCCGCTACCGGATCACCGTGCTGTCCGGCACGGTAGCCGACGTGTCCGGTGCCCAGGCCCTGGGCGCCGGTGACCGCGGTCTCACCGTCACCGCCGCGGTCGACGGCTCGTGGGAGGTAGCGGTCGAAGAACTCGACAGTGCGCGACAGCCCTACCGCTCGTCGGCGGCGTTCGGCGAGGTCGTGGAGGCCGCGCGGCAGTCGTTCGCGGAGTTCGTCGACACGGTCGCCCCGTGGCGCTCGGCCGCCACCCCGGCCGCCGAACTCGCCGCCTACGTGGTGTGGTCCGCGACCGTACGCCCGGCGGGTCTGGTCACCCGCCCCGCGGTGCTGATGTCCAAGCACTGGATGGACAAGGTGTGGAGCTGGGACCACTGCTTCAACGCCCTCGCCCTGGCCCCCGGATACCCCGGCCTCGCCTGGGACCAGTTCTCGCTGCCCTTCGACCACCAGGACGACAGCGGCGCGCTGCCCGACTCGGTCACCCACTCCGAGGTCCTCCACAACTTCGTCAAACCCCCCATCCACGGCTGGGCCCTGCGGCAGCTGCGTCAACGGCTTCCGAAACCTCTCGGCCGGACCGAACTGGCCGAGGTGTACGAGAGAGTGACCCGCTGGACGGACTTCTGGCTCACCGCACGCCGCGCCCCCGGCGCCGCGTTGCCCCACTACCAGCATGGCAACGACAGCGGCTGGGACAACGCCACCACCTTCGACCCCGAACGCGTGATCGTCACCGCCGATCTGGCCGCCTTCCTCATCCTCCAACTGCGTGAACTGGCCGACCTGGCCGCCGAACTGGACCGACCCGACGACGCCCGCGCCTGGACGCGTACGGCCGATGCGACCCAGGCCGCGATGCTCGACCAGCTCTGGACCGGCGAGCGGTTCGTCGCCCGTGGCATGGACAGCCAGGACACCTGGAGCAGCTCCAGCCTGCTCGACCTGATGCCCATCGCGCTGGGCGAGCACCTGCCCGAAAGCGTCAGCAGCGTGCTGGCCGACCGTATCGAGGCCCACCTGACCCCGCACGGCCTGGCCACCGAACTTCCCACATCGCCGCACTACCTCTCCGACGGCTACTGGCGCGGCCCGATCTGGGCCCCCGCCACGGTCCTCGTCGAGGACGGCCTGCGCCGCTCTGGCCACCAGCGCCTGGCGGACGAGATCAGCGCCCGTTTCCGCGCCCTGTGCGAGACCTACGGGTTCGCGGAGAACTTCGACGCACTGACCGGGGCGGGTCTACGCGACCGTGCCTACACCTGGACCGCCAGCAGCTACCTCCTTCTCGCCGAAGCCCACGAACTCCGGCGCGCCGCACCCGCCGAGGCAATCGGCGGGTGA
- a CDS encoding NADPH:quinone oxidoreductase family protein, with product MEINEQQHAAEQTVRALVQRSHRGPKDLTLATAHRRPAPGPGEYLIRVGAAGVNFADVMQTHGTYGGGPQAPYVAGFEAAGEIVGVGAEVDRPLSVGTHVVGVGPGAFAQYMTMPSAGVLPVPSGWSDAEALGLVLNWATALAALKPLGQIATGDVVLVHAAAGGVGQAAVRLARHYGARVIAAASPAKHDTVKALGADEVLDSRRPDLAIEITRLTGGVDLVLESVGQATFEVSLSVTKPFTGRVVVFGAASGDATLNTHDLVFTQQVQVKGLHIGALATAAPSLYESLLVEIEALIAHGVYPPGTPQVHPLAEGPAVLQQLEAGQTRGKHALDPWR from the coding sequence ATGGAGATCAACGAACAGCAGCACGCCGCTGAGCAGACGGTACGAGCACTGGTCCAGCGGTCGCACCGGGGACCGAAGGATCTGACCCTCGCGACCGCTCATCGCCGCCCCGCCCCGGGGCCTGGCGAGTACCTGATCCGCGTCGGCGCCGCCGGGGTCAATTTCGCGGACGTCATGCAGACCCATGGAACATACGGGGGAGGCCCGCAGGCGCCCTATGTGGCGGGCTTCGAAGCCGCCGGCGAGATTGTGGGCGTTGGCGCGGAGGTCGATCGCCCGCTGTCGGTCGGTACACACGTCGTCGGGGTCGGCCCGGGCGCCTTCGCGCAGTACATGACGATGCCATCCGCGGGTGTACTTCCTGTGCCGTCCGGCTGGAGCGACGCCGAAGCTCTCGGCTTGGTGTTGAACTGGGCAACCGCACTGGCGGCACTGAAGCCGTTGGGCCAGATCGCAACGGGTGACGTGGTGCTCGTTCATGCTGCGGCCGGAGGCGTGGGGCAGGCCGCCGTCCGTCTCGCCCGCCACTACGGTGCGCGCGTGATCGCCGCGGCGTCACCGGCCAAGCACGACACTGTCAAAGCGCTCGGCGCCGACGAGGTCCTGGACAGCCGACGTCCCGATCTGGCCATCGAGATCACCCGCCTGACCGGCGGAGTCGACCTGGTCCTGGAATCGGTGGGACAAGCCACGTTCGAGGTCAGCCTGTCGGTCACCAAACCCTTCACCGGACGCGTCGTCGTGTTCGGCGCCGCCTCTGGCGACGCCACACTCAACACGCACGACCTGGTCTTTACCCAGCAGGTCCAGGTCAAGGGCCTGCACATCGGTGCGCTGGCCACCGCAGCCCCGTCCCTCTACGAGTCACTGCTCGTCGAGATCGAGGCACTCATTGCCCACGGCGTCTACCCGCCCGGCACCCCCCAGGTCCACCCCTTGGCCGAGGGACCAGCAGTGCTGCAGCAACTCGAAGCAGGCCAGACCCGCGGTAAGCACGCCCTCGATCCCTGGCGCTAG